TTCATATAAAGTTCCCTTTGCAATATTTGATTGTTTTGCTAAAGAGGTGACTGTGAGGTTTTGATAGTTTGTATTTAAAAATGCATCAAGGCACGACAGTGCCATGCACCGTCGTCTCTCTTGTTTTTCTTCTTTTGTCATTTAGGACTCATCACTTGTTTTTTTAGAAAGTTTAGAAATAAGTACATAAAATAAGGGAATAAACACAATTGCAATAAATGTTGCTGCAAGCATTCCACCAATAACTCCTGTACCAATAGAGTGTTTACTAGCAGCCCCTGCTCCATTACTAATAGCTAATGGTAAAACACCTACTGTGAAGGCTAAAGAAGTCATAATAATTGGTCTCAATCTAACTTTTGCAGCTTCTAAAGCAGCATCAATTAAATTGAATCCTTCTTTCTGTTTTTGTAGAGCAAATTCTACAATTAAGATAGCATTTTTAGCTGCAAGACCTGCAAGTACTAAAAGACCAATTTGGAAGTAGATATTATTATCTAAACTTCTTAAATTTGTTGCTAAGATAGCTCCAAATACAGCAAATGGTACTGCAAGTACAACTGAAATAGGAAGTAACCATCTCTCATATAATGCACAAAGAATTAAGAATAAGAAAACAATTCCAAATATAAAGGCCATAGCTGAGCTTCCACCTACTTGTTTCTCTTGATAAGCTGAACCTGTCCAACTAATAGTATATCCATCAGGTAATACTTCATTTGCTACTTCTTCAATTGCTTTTAATGCATCCCCTGAACTATATCCTGCTGCTGGTTGTCCTGAAACTTTTGCTGCTTGGAAAAGGTTAAATCTTTCAACAATATCAGCTCCAACTACTTTTTTATAAGAGATAAATGAGTTAATAGGAAGTAACTCTCCACTATCTGCTCTTACAAAAATCTCTTTAAAATCTTCAATATTATTTCTATATTCTGAATCTGCTTGTAAATTTACTCTATATGTTCTTCCATAAAGTGAGAAGTCATTTACATAAAAACTTCCATATGTTGAAGTAATAGTGTTGTAAATATCATTTAAATTTACACCTTTTGCTTTTGCTTTTTCTACATCAACATCAACTTTATATTGAGGAATTGTTGCTGATAAAGAGGTTCTAACCCCAATTAATTCAGGTCTAGTTTTTGCTTTTTCAAGTATTTGATTAACAACCTTTCCTAAATCCTCAACACTTCCACCTGTTCTATCTTGAACATACATATCAAATCCACCAGTAATACTCATTCCCATAATTGGAGGTGGAACAACGGCAAATGAGAATCCTTCACTTGTCCCCATAAGTTGTTTAGAGAATTTTCCTAATAAAGCTTCAGCACCCTGCTCTTCATTTGGTCTCTCACTCCAATCTTTTAGTTTGATAATAGTTGCAACTGTATGTGTTCTTTGAGCAGATGTAGTAAAGTCATAACCTGCTAGAGTAATAATATTTGCAACATTTGGATCTGCTGAAACAATCTCATTTGTCTCTTCTGATAACTCTAAAGATTTTGATAAAGAGTAACCAGGAGGGTTAAATCCAAATACAAAGATTGTACCTTGGTCCTCTTGTGGAACAAGTCCTGTTTTCATAGATTTAAACATATCATATGAAACAAAAATTAGACCCCCATAAAGTAAAATAGAAATCAGAGAAAATCTAATAGTCTTTTTAACTAAAAATGAATACCCCTCAGTTGCTTTATCAAACATGTTATTAAACCATTTGAAGAAGCCTTTTGGTTCATGTTTTCTGTTTTTTAATATCTTTACACATAATGTTGGTGTTAAAGTTAAAGCAACAAAACCAGAAATCATTACAGAAATAACAATAGTAATTGCAAATTGTCTATACATTTCTCCTGATAAACCACCCATAAAGGCAACAGGAATAAAAATAGCACCAAGAACTAAGATAATAGCAATTAAAGCTCCTGTTACTTCTTGCATAGCAATAAAAGCAGCTTCTCTTGGCGATTTACCCTCTTCCATATGTCGTTCAATATTTTCAATAACAATAATAGCATCATCAACAACAATACCAATAGCAAGTACAAGACCAAATAGTGTTAATAAGTTAATACTAAAGCCTAAAACATACATACCTGCAAAAGCACCTACAATAGAGATAGGAACAGCAATAAATGGAATTACTGTTGCTCTCCAGTTTTGTAAGAATAGATACATAATTAAAATAACTAGAATTAAAGCTTCAATAAAAGTCTTTACAACCTCTTCAATAGAAGCAGAAATAAAGTCTGTACTATCATATGGAATACTATAAGTCATATCTTCAGGAAAGTTTTTTTGAGCCTCTTCTAAAGATTTTTTAATAGCATTTGCAGTCTCTAAAGCATTTGCTCCACTTTGTAAGAAGATACCAATAGGAATAGAAGGTGCATTATTTAATCTTGTTTCAACACTATAATCAGCTGCCCCAAGTTCAATAGAAGCCACATCTTTTAGTTTTAAAGTACTTCCATCTTCATTTGCTCTAATAACTATATCTCCAAATTGACTTGGATTTTCAAATCTTTTTGGAGTTTGAATAGTATATGTATACATCTGTTTATTTGCAATTGGTTCAGCTGCAATTTTACCTGCTGCATATTGATTGTTTTGCTCTTTTATTGCTGTAATTACATCAGTTGTAGCAAGAGAGTATTTAGATAATTTAGATGGGTCCATCCAAATTCTAATAGAATAATCTTTTGCTCCAAAAATGATAGCATCCCCTACTCCATTTACCCTTTTTAATGATTCAACCATATTTAAAAGTGCATAGTTTGATAAATATACTGAATCATAACTATTATTTGGAGATTGAAGCATAATAAACATTAGAATACTTGGACTTCTTTCTCCTACTACAACACCTTGTCTTTGAACTTGTTCAGGCATTTTTGCTAAAGCTGCTTGAACTCTATTATTTACATCAATCTTTGCAGAATCTGGGTCTGTTCCAACCTCAAAAAATACATTAATATTTAATCTTCCACTATCTTCTGCAACTGAGTTCATATAAAGCATATTTTTTGCACCATTGATTTTCTCTTCTAAGGGTGCCGCAACAGTTTTTGCAATAGTATCAGCACTAGCTCCTGGATAAGTAGTACTTACAATAATTTGAGGAGGTAAAACTCTTGGGTATTGTTCAATTGGTAAATTGAACATAGAGATTAATCCTGTCAAAAATATTACAATAGATAAAACACCTGCAAATACAGGTTTTTTTATAAAAAATGAAGAAATCATAACTATTTCTCTTTATTTACTATTTGAACTTTTGTATCAGGTCTTAATTTTGCAAGATTAGTGATTACAATTTGTTCACCTACTTTTAGCCCATCTTTTATAACAAGTCCTTTCTCAACTAAACTTCCTATAGTAACAGGTCTAACTTTTGCTATATTATTTTCATCAACAACATATACAATACTTGCTTTTGCAGTTTTTAATACAGCATTTTCAGGAATAATTAAAACATCACCTAATGAAAGATTTGTAAGTTCTATTTTTGTGAAATTTCCAACTATTAATTCACTATTAGGATTTTTAAATTTTGCTCTTAAAAGTAAAGTATCTGTATTTGAATCAATTGTAGGAGCAATAAAGTCTATTTCACCCTCACTATAAGTTTTTCCATTTGCCAATAAATTTATTTTTGCTTTTTTATCTTTTATTTGAGATAAAAAGCTATCCATATCATCTTTTGGTAAAGAAAATTCTGCATGAATAGGATTTGTATTTGTAATTGTAATAAGATGTGAATTTGCTGAACTTGTACCAACTAAATCACCAACATTATGTTTTTTTATTCCTACAATACCATCTATTGGAGCACTTACATTTGTATAATTTAAATTAATTTGAGCTTCTGCTAAGGCTGCTTTTGAACTCTCATATTGATAAGTATAGTCATCAAAAGTTTGTTTACTTATAGATTTTGAGGCAAATAGAGCTTTTGCTCTTTCAAAATCTTTTTTTGCTTTTGTAAAGTTAGCTTTTTTCATATTTAGATTTGCTAAATATAAATCTGGCTCAATTTTATATAAAAGAGTTCCTTTTTTTACAAAATCACCTTCTTTAAAATATTTTTTTTCTAATGTACCTGAAACTCTTGCCATAATATCAACTTGCTCATAAGCTTTTAATAGTGTTGGATATGTTTTATTTGTTGTATTATTCTCTTTATTTACTTTAAAAACTTGTACGGGTAAGCTTGGTTTCTGAGGTGAAGTTTGTTGTTTTGTATCTTTTGTTTCCCCTTGAAAACATCCTGTAAAACCTACAACAGCTATTGTTGTAAGTAGTAATATTTTTTTACTTGTTGCTTTTATCATTGAATATAATCCTTTATATTTTCTCCACTATGGTAAATAATGTTTGCTCTTTTTATTTCTAAATCATATTTTGCAAACTCTAAAAGGCTGATTGCATCATATTTTTCACTTAAACTCTCTAAATAAGCAACATTTTCAATTAGACCATTTTCATATTTTGATTTAATTACTTCATAAGCACTTGCTGCTGCTTTTAAACTTAGTTGGGCAGATTTAACTTTTAACTTTGCAATTTCATATGCTCTTTGTGCAAGTTGTAAATCTGTATTTGCTCTATTTTTCTCATATTCATATCTTGATTTAAGACTTAAATATTTTTTATATTGAGACTCATACCTATTTTTAGTCTCTCCAAAAGCAAAAATATTCCATTTCATATTTACTGAGAATATGTTTTGGTCATCAATAGATTCATAAGCTTTATTATCATAATTATAATCATAGTTTGTGTATGTATTATCTAATGTAACTGTTGGAAGATAAGCACTTTTTTCTATTTTTGCATTATCTAATTGTGCTTTTACATTATACTCTAAAGCTTTTATGTCAGCTCTATTTGATTCTTCAGTTTTATTTGCAAGCTCTTTTATATTTGAACCTTGGCTAATAACAACTTTTGTTCCAGTAATATATTCAAGATTGAAAAGAATAGTTTGTAAATCAAGTTCGATTGAGTGTAGATTTACATTTTCACTCTCAACTCTTGAAGTAATTTTTTCAACTTCATCTTTTGTTGCACTTCCCACTTCTAAAAATTTTGAAAGTCTGCTCTTTTGTGCATTTAACTGGTCTATCTCTTTTAATTTTGCTTCTTTTTTAGCTAATAAAGCTAAATAATTAAAATAATAAGATGTAACATCTAATGCAATTTGGTTCTTTGATGAAGTAAGACTCTCTTGTGAACTTTTTATATTACTTCTATATTTACTAAAAGTAGTTGATCTTTTATTTCCATCATATAATATAAAATTAACACTTGCCGATGATTTTATTCCATCTTTT
This sequence is a window from Halarcobacter bivalviorum. Protein-coding genes within it:
- a CDS encoding efflux RND transporter permease subunit — encoded protein: MISSFFIKKPVFAGVLSIVIFLTGLISMFNLPIEQYPRVLPPQIIVSTTYPGASADTIAKTVAAPLEEKINGAKNMLYMNSVAEDSGRLNINVFFEVGTDPDSAKIDVNNRVQAALAKMPEQVQRQGVVVGERSPSILMFIMLQSPNNSYDSVYLSNYALLNMVESLKRVNGVGDAIIFGAKDYSIRIWMDPSKLSKYSLATTDVITAIKEQNNQYAAGKIAAEPIANKQMYTYTIQTPKRFENPSQFGDIVIRANEDGSTLKLKDVASIELGAADYSVETRLNNAPSIPIGIFLQSGANALETANAIKKSLEEAQKNFPEDMTYSIPYDSTDFISASIEEVVKTFIEALILVILIMYLFLQNWRATVIPFIAVPISIVGAFAGMYVLGFSINLLTLFGLVLAIGIVVDDAIIVIENIERHMEEGKSPREAAFIAMQEVTGALIAIILVLGAIFIPVAFMGGLSGEMYRQFAITIVISVMISGFVALTLTPTLCVKILKNRKHEPKGFFKWFNNMFDKATEGYSFLVKKTIRFSLISILLYGGLIFVSYDMFKSMKTGLVPQEDQGTIFVFGFNPPGYSLSKSLELSEETNEIVSADPNVANIITLAGYDFTTSAQRTHTVATIIKLKDWSERPNEEQGAEALLGKFSKQLMGTSEGFSFAVVPPPIMGMSITGGFDMYVQDRTGGSVEDLGKVVNQILEKAKTRPELIGVRTSLSATIPQYKVDVDVEKAKAKGVNLNDIYNTITSTYGSFYVNDFSLYGRTYRVNLQADSEYRNNIEDFKEIFVRADSGELLPINSFISYKKVVGADIVERFNLFQAAKVSGQPAAGYSSGDALKAIEEVANEVLPDGYTISWTGSAYQEKQVGGSSAMAFIFGIVFLFLILCALYERWLLPISVVLAVPFAVFGAILATNLRSLDNNIYFQIGLLVLAGLAAKNAILIVEFALQKQKEGFNLIDAALEAAKVRLRPIIMTSLAFTVGVLPLAISNGAGAASKHSIGTGVIGGMLAATFIAIVFIPLFYVLISKLSKKTSDES
- a CDS encoding efflux RND transporter periplasmic adaptor subunit; translation: MIKATSKKILLLTTIAVVGFTGCFQGETKDTKQQTSPQKPSLPVQVFKVNKENNTTNKTYPTLLKAYEQVDIMARVSGTLEKKYFKEGDFVKKGTLLYKIEPDLYLANLNMKKANFTKAKKDFERAKALFASKSISKQTFDDYTYQYESSKAALAEAQINLNYTNVSAPIDGIVGIKKHNVGDLVGTSSANSHLITITNTNPIHAEFSLPKDDMDSFLSQIKDKKAKINLLANGKTYSEGEIDFIAPTIDSNTDTLLLRAKFKNPNSELIVGNFTKIELTNLSLGDVLIIPENAVLKTAKASIVYVVDENNIAKVRPVTIGSLVEKGLVIKDGLKVGEQIVITNLAKLRPDTKVQIVNKEK
- a CDS encoding TolC family protein, yielding MKKSILVIFLPIFLLGHNLNELVDLSLKNQLIDSYKYDTDSIKDEYESVKSGYYPKVDLAATYSYTDEETASIPKDGIKSSASVNFILYDGNKRSTTFSKYRSNIKSSQESLTSSKNQIALDVTSYYFNYLALLAKKEAKLKEIDQLNAQKSRLSKFLEVGSATKDEVEKITSRVESENVNLHSIELDLQTILFNLEYITGTKVVISQGSNIKELANKTEESNRADIKALEYNVKAQLDNAKIEKSAYLPTVTLDNTYTNYDYNYDNKAYESIDDQNIFSVNMKWNIFAFGETKNRYESQYKKYLSLKSRYEYEKNRANTDLQLAQRAYEIAKLKVKSAQLSLKAAASAYEVIKSKYENGLIENVAYLESLSEKYDAISLLEFAKYDLEIKRANIIYHSGENIKDYIQ